TCCAAAACTTTGGTAAGCATAGCAAGCCAGTCGAACTATAAGGCTCAAGTCTTTTGACTTTTGAAATCTTCACAGCTTCTCAGCTTCACTTTGAGCGCCTTGCTTGGCATCGCTTTGTCGCAAATGTGCGGCAACTGCATGGAGAATGGCGTTGCCTGCGTGAACCAAACCCATTTCAAGGTTTGCGTTAATCAAGCGACCTTGCCAGGCAATGCGCTCTACTGCGGCGACGGTAAAGTGTGCACGAGCCTGATGGGCGCCTTCTGCTTCGAGGGGGGTAGCGATGTGGAAACCGTGTGTGATGAGCAGCAAGATTGCCCCAGCTGCTCGGCTAAGAGCATGTTT
The DNA window shown above is from Drosophila busckii strain San Diego stock center, stock number 13000-0081.31 chromosome 3L, ASM1175060v1, whole genome shotgun sequence and carries:
- the LOC108598592 gene encoding uncharacterized protein LOC108598592, giving the protein MSKTLLLSFTLSALLGIALSQMCGNCMENGVACVNQTHFKVCVNQATLPGNALYCGDGKVCTSLMGAFCFEGGSDVETVCDEQQDCPSCSAKSMFVCTSRTTFQMCDGTKMQKEISTCPAGLFCTTNAEEICVKECKLPNGKPDCTKDAP